The following are encoded together in the Cololabis saira isolate AMF1-May2022 chromosome 5, fColSai1.1, whole genome shotgun sequence genome:
- the kxd1 gene encoding kxDL motif-containing protein 1: MVEPTPSDVFCNKMLSMVNSEDVNAIIQAQRHMLDRFEKTNEMLINFNGLSNVRLQQMNERFLLHTRTLVEMKKDLDSIFRRIRTLKGKVAKQYPDAFSSIHESPILEDDADDFNPIPPNVATATTMATSEQSTESCDTSPDVISPTASRCSEDLSQEPPDTPTSDVPDIAVLQDEGPDSVPVE; this comes from the exons ATGGTGGAGCCCACGCCTTCTGACGTTTTCTGTAACAAGATGCTCAGCATGGTTAACTCTGAGGATGTGAACGCCATCATCCAGGCTCAGAGACACAT GCTTGATCGTTTTGAGAAGACCAATGAAATGCTGATCAACTTTAATGGACTATCAAATGTGCGACTGCAGCAGATGAACGAGCGCTTCCTGCTACACACCCGCACCCTGGTGGAGATGAAGAAAGATCTGGATAGTATCTTCAGAAGGATCAG AACTTTAAAAGGGAAGGTTGCCAAGCAATACCCAGATGCTTTCAGCA GTATCCATGAGTCACCCATCTTGGAGGACGACGCTGATGATTTTAACCCAATTCCTCCAAATGTTGCTACAGCAACTACAATGGCCACCTCTGAGCAGAGCACAGAGTCTTGTGACACAAGTCCGGATGTAATCTCACCAACTGCAAGCAGATGCTCTGAAGATCTCTCTCAGGAGCCACCGGATACACCCACCTCTGATGTCCCAGATATAGCGGTTCTGCAGGACGAGGGGCCTGACTCTGTACCTGTAGAGTGA
- the ergic2 gene encoding endoplasmic reticulum-Golgi intermediate compartment protein 2: protein MRRLTRKKALTLVKELDAFPKVPDSYVESTASGGTVSLIAFTLMAILAFLEFFVYRNTWMKYEYEVDKDFTSKLKINVDITVAMRCQYIGADVLDLAETMVASDGLKYEPANFELPPEHRLWHMTLLHIQERLRVEHSLQDLLFKTAIKEAPPAQTRSEESPSSLRACRIHGHMYVNKVAGNFHITVGKSIPHPRGHAHLAALVSHDSYNFSHRIDHLSFGEAIPGLISPLDGTEKVSPDSNHMFQYFITIVPTKLNTYGISAETHQYSVTERERAINHAAGSHGVSGIFMKYDISSLMVKVTEQHMPLWQFLVRLCGIIGGIFSTTGMVHSLVGFLVDVICCRFQMGIYKRLDAPPNVPADDQNTLPTENFSQE, encoded by the exons ATGAGGAGGCTGACCAGGAAGAAGGCTCTCACCCTGGTGAAGGAGCTGGACGCTTTCCCCAAAGTTCCCGACAGCTACGTGGAGTCCACAGCCAGCGGCGGGACAG TGTCTCTGATCGCCTTCACTCTCATGGCTATCTTGGCCTTCCTGGAGTTCTTTGTGTACAGAAACACCTGGATGAAGTATGAATACGAGGTGGACAAAGACTTCACCAG CAAACTCAAAATAAATGTGGACATCACAGTGGCCATGAGATGCCAGT ACATTGGTGCTGATGTCCTCGATCTGGCAGAGACCATGGTTGCTTCTGATGGTTTAAAATATGAACCA gCCAACTTTGAACTGCCACCAGAGCACAGATTGTGGCACAT GACTCTTCTGCACATCCAGGAGCGTCTGAGAGTTGAACACTCTCTGCAGGATTTGCTCttcaaaactgcaataaaagaagCTCCTCCTGCTCAGACTCGAAG TGAAGAAAGCCCCAGCTCCCTTCGTGCCTGCAGGATACATGGACATATGTATGTCAACAAAGTGGCAGGAAATTTCCACATTACTGTTGGCAA GTCCATTCCTCATCCCAGAGGCCACGCACATCTGGCTGCCCTCGTTAGCCACGACT CGTACAACTTCTCTCACCGGATTGACCACCTGTCGTTTGGAGAAGCCATCCCCGGACTGATCAGCCCTCTGGATGGCACAGAGAAAGTGTCTCCTGACT CTAACCACATGTTTCAGTACTTTATCACCATTGTGCCAACCAAGCTGAACACCTACGGGATCTCTGCGGAAACACATCAGTATTCCGTTACAGAGCGG gaACGAGCGATAAACCATGCTGCCGGCAGCCACGGAGTCTCAGGGATCTTTATGAAGTACGATATCAGCTCACTGATGGTCAAAGTCACTGAGCAGCACATGCCTCTTTGGCAGTTTCTCGTCCGACTCTGCGGCATCATCGGAGGCATTTTCTCCACCACCG GAATGGTCCACAGTTTGGTGGGATTTCTGGTAGACGTAATCTGCTGTCGTTTTCAAATGGGAATCTACAAACGTCTGGAT GCTCCTCCGAATGTACCTGCAGACGATCAGAATACACTTCCTACAGAAAATTTCAGCCAAGAATGA